Proteins from a genomic interval of Rosa chinensis cultivar Old Blush chromosome 2, RchiOBHm-V2, whole genome shotgun sequence:
- the LOC112187787 gene encoding trihelix transcription factor ASIL1 has product MDDMEDDERYHPKPYNHHSSSNRRKIHTRNNPYSRPPPNRYEPEDDDDAIDDDLDEENYGQDDVVVEEQYQHHPHDLNRSFDAPAENGFEWHPKKRKLKNLDSGYEFAPRVKFPGRVGSSSEEWTEHAVFVLLEVWGDRFLELGRKSLRSEDWSDVAVKVSEGSKLERSDKQCRKMLDMLKRKYKKEKAKVEETGGSSKWGYFKKMEMLMASNMRQECGLACGVDNGEYVFMNTRVYLEKSNGFDEMRDSPGESETDEEENESEQNGFGFGIPPRQGGGGGLEGSSFRVLADSIQKFGEIYENIESSRRQQMMELEKMRRDFNKEMELQKKQILERAQAEIAKIQEADDDDDDDDDDDDDDDDDDDDDDSDASAEDLSE; this is encoded by the coding sequence ATGGACGACATGGAAGACGATGAAAGGTACCACCCGAAACCCTACAACCATCACAGCTCCTCGAATCGGCGAAAGATCCACACCCGGAACAACCCGTATTCCCGGCCACCTCCCAATCGATACGAGCCGGAAGACGACGACGACGCAATCGACGACGATCTGGACGAGGAGAATTACGGCCAAGACGACGTCGTCGTGGAAGAGCAGTACCAGCACCACCCGCACGACCTGAATCGGAGCTTCGACGCCCCCGCTGAGAACGGCTTCGAGTGGCACCCGAAGAAGAGGAAGCTGAAGAATTTGGATTCGGGTTACGAGTTCGCGCCTCGGGTCAAGtttccgggtcgggtcgggtcgagctCGGAGGAGTGGACGGAGCACGCGGTGTTTGTGCTGCTGGAGGTTTGGGGTGACAGGTTTCTTGAGCTGGGGAGGAAGAGCTTGAGGTCGGAAGACTGGAGTGACGTGGCGGTGAAGGTATCGGAGGGGAGCAAGTTGGAGAGGAGTGATAAGCAATGTAGGAAAATGCTGGATATGCTGAAGAGGAAGTATAAGAAGGAGAAGGCGAAAGTCGAAGAAACAGGGGGTTCGAGCAAGTGGGGGTATTTCAAGAAGATGGAAATGCTGATGGCCTCGAATATGAGGCAGGAATGTGGGTTGGCTTGTGGGGTGGATAATGGGGAGTATGTGTTTATGAATACGAGGGTGTATTTGGAGAAGTCGAATGGGTTTGATGAGATGAGGGATAGTCCAGGGGAGTCAGAGAcggatgaggaggagaatgaGAGTGAGCAGAATGGGTTCGGGTTTGGGATTCCTCCGAGGCAGGGAGGGGGAGGGGGGTTGGAAGGGTCTTCTTTCCGAGTGTTGGCGGATTCTATTCAGAAGTTTGGGGAGATATATGAGAATATTGAGAGTAGTAGGAGGCAGCAGATGAtggagttggagaagatgaggagggattttaataaggaaatggAGTTGCAGAAGAAGCAGATTCTTGAGAGGGCACAGGCGGAGATTGCGAAGATTCAGGAAgcggatgatgatgatgatgatgatgatgatgatgatgatgatgatgatgatgatgatgatgatgacgacTCGGATGCTTCTGCTGAAGATCTGAGCGAATGA